GCCCGCCGGGGCAACCCTGCGCCCCTCCCTGAGAGCAGGACACGCCGGCACCGCGCCCGACTGGACCAGCGTCCACTCCGCCGCGCCCTGCCGGCCTGCCTCCGCCGCGCCCGTGTCGCACTCACCATCGCCTCCCGGGTCGCCGCTCCGTACAGGAGCCGTTGGAGGCATCTTTTCTCCTGGGTGTGTTCTTGTCTCTGCCAGACTTGGCAGAGGCCAGTCTAGTTAAATTTGTCCACAAACGGCCAACCACTTACACCATCAATCCTGGCCATGGAGGTTGCCATGTCTGCAGTTGTAGGTGAACTCGTGAGCCAGTTCAACTCCTTCCTAATGAACAAGTGCAAGTCCTTGAGGCATGCCCAATCAGAGGAGGAGAAGGTGTTGGAGAGGTTACAACACCTGCTGATGAGAGCTGACACCATCGTTGAGGAGGCGGACAGACGATACATAACCAACTCCGGGATGATGATGCAGCTCAAGACGCTCTCAGAGGCCATGTACCGAGGATATGGTGCTCTGGACAACTCGAGGTACCGTGCCCTCCAAGACAACGGAGGCTTCGACGAGGTTAGCATCAATGACTCATCTGGAAGCGGATTGTATTTAGTCAAGCGCTGTCGAACAACAAATGATAAGGCCACATGCCTCGAGTCACATGATGCCTTGGAAAGTTTAGAAATTGCTATTGCTAACATGGCAGAATTTATTGTTCTTCCCAGTGGATGCGAGCGCATGTACCGTAGgccatatgatgtttatctttacaCCGACAACTTCATGTTCGGCCGACACACTGAGAAGCAAAAGCTCTTGagcttcttgttgcagcacaacGACCCTACTAGTAATCATGCACTGGCAGTTCTTCCGATCATAGGTGGTGTTGGAGTTGGAAAGAAAACATTGGTTGCTCATGCGTGTGGGGACGAAAGGGTTCGCTCACGCTTCTCCTCCATTTTCCAATTGAATGGAGATAGCCTCTTGACGATACTTGACAATGGAAAGACTATGGAAGGAAtgatgttggtagttattgagtaTGCTTCTGATGTAGATGACGATGAGTGGAAAAGATTTCACTCGTTTTTCATAAGAATGGGCAAAGgaaacaagatcatcatcataagTAAACTTAAAAGATTAGCCCGGTTTGGATCGGTGAAACCAATTTTCCTTACTGCTATGTCTTATGATGAGTTGAGGTACCTTCTCAAGACACTGGCATTGGGAAGTGTAGACCCTACGGAACATCCACGGCTAGTACAGATAGCAGATGAAT
This region of Triticum aestivum cultivar Chinese Spring chromosome 2D, IWGSC CS RefSeq v2.1, whole genome shotgun sequence genomic DNA includes:
- the LOC123055457 gene encoding putative disease resistance RPP13-like protein 1 — its product is MEVAMSAVVGELVSQFNSFLMNKCKSLRHAQSEEEKVLERLQHLLMRADTIVEEADRRYITNSGMMMQLKTLSEAMYRGYGALDNSRYRALQDNGGFDEVSINDSSGSGLYLVKRCRTTNDKATCLESHDALESLEIAIANMAEFIVLPSGCERMYRRPYDVYLYTDNFMFGRHTEKQKLLSFLLQHNDPTSNHALAVLPIIGGVGVGKKTLVAHACGDERVRSRFSSIFQLNGDSLLTILDNGKTMEGMMLVVIEYASDVDDDEWKRFHSFFIRMGKGNKIIIISKLKRLARFGSVKPIFLTAMSYDELRYLLKTLALGSVDPTEHPRLVQIADEFAMLVHNAQCSLTSANVFADMLRKNLHIQFWRSILDKGIRYVKRNLSRYSSVDSAILIQQGHPVVVTDLALDPLSVRPYTNNVSSKKLPSATFGELLTDPTVGRKGDFIIVSWESRIPPHNSFACFATSHAQDTHEGCTLPGRKRRGEPI